GATACGGCATGACGATCGACAGCGTTGCGGGCAGCGGAACGACCGTGCGCATAAGCCTGCCGGTCATTCGGAGTAAACTATGATACGCATACTGATTGCCGAAGATGAAGAGATTATCCGTTCGGGGCTTTTGTATACGATCGACTGGCTTTCCATGAACGCTGTCGTCGTCGCTTCCGCGGCAACGGGTACGGAAGGGCTCGAAAAGATAAAAAGCCTGCGCCCCGACATCGTGATCACCGACATAAAAATGCCGGGCATGAGCGGACTCGATATGATAGCGGAAGCGCAAAAGGAAAAAATCGATTTTATCCCGATCGTGCTTACAAGCTATTCCGATTTCAACTATGCCAAAAACGCCATCGCCCTCCGCGTCTTCGATTATCTTTTAAAACCCGTAGACGAAGAAAAAATCAAAGATGTCGTCTTAAAAGCAAAAGAGCAGCTTGAAAAAAACCGCATCGCACAAAAAGCCGAACGCGAGGGAAACACAGGCAGCGCCCCGTCGCCCTTTCTTCCGCCCCCGGTTTCCGACAATCCGTATATCGCAGCCTGCCTCAGCGCGATCGAACAAAACTACGCGGGGCATCCGAATATCGAAACGCTTGCCGAAACGCTCAAAGTGAGCGCAAGTTATTTGAGCAGATTATTTAAAAAACACACGTCGATGACTTTCCTCGATTTTTTGAACACGTACCGGATTCAAAAAGCCGTAAGCCTCCTTTCCGATCAAAAATACCGCGTCTACGAAGTCGCATCGATGACGGGTTTTTCGTCGTACAAGCGATTTTACGAAGTGTTCAAATCCTATGCGGGTTTTCCGCCGACGGAACTCGCAAAGCCGGACGGAAAACGGAAAAATCGAACGCCCGACTGAGTGCGGCCGATTTTTTACGTTCACGCTATTTTTTAGAAAACATACTTTTCGACACGTCTGGCCCGATCGGCTGCAAGCCTGTTTCGCGTCTTTCCGCATCGCGCTCCGTTCGGTTCATTTTTCGGGATATTTTTATATAAAATCGGCATTGCGAATACGGAATTCCCCCCTTACAATTTTCTTAAAGATATTCAATATCCGGAGGATTTCCATTATGAAAAAGATTTGTGCAGTCATCGGCTCGCTTTTGCTCGCCGGCAGTATGCTCTTTGCCGCCGGCAACAAAAACGCGGGTTCCCTCGTCGTCTACGGCTCATGCGAAGAAGAATACGTCAGCGCCGTATGTGCGAAATTCGAAAAACTCACCGGCATCAAAACGAGCTACCAGCGCCTTTCGACGGGCGAAGTGCTCACGAAGATCGCCGAAGAAAACGGCAAACCGTCGGCGGACGTATGGTTCGGCGGCACGACCGACCCGTACAACGAAGCGGCGGCAAGAGGACTTTTGCTCCCGTACAACGCGAAAAATGCAAAACACATCATCGCACCGCAGTTCAAAGATGCGAACAACAACTGGTTCGGAATCTACCGCGGCATCCTCGGCTTTTTTTGGAACACGGAAGAAATCAAGCGTCTCGGCATCCAGCCGCCGAAAGACTGGGACGATTTGATAAAACCGCAGTACAAAGGCTTGGTTTCGTTCGCAAACCCGAATACGGCGGGAACGGGAAAACTCATCGTCAACACGATGGTGCAGATGAAAGGACACGACAAAGCGATGGAGTATTTCAAAGCGCTCGATAAAAATATCGTCCAGTACACGAAGTCCGGTTCCGGCCCGTCGAAGCTCGTTCCGACCGGCGAAATCGTCATCGGCATCGGCTTCCTGCACGACGTCGTCTATCAGATCGTCGACAACGGATACGACAATTTGGGCATGACCGCGCCCGCTTCCGGTACGAGCTACGAAATCGGAGCGACGGCAATTTTCAAAGGCGCAAAAAATGTCGCAAACGCGCAGAAATTCATCGAGTTCGCGCTTTCACCCGACTGCGTAAACCTCGCTCAGGAAAACGGTTCGTATCAGTTCCTCGTCATCGACAACGCGAAGCCCGTTAAAGCGGCCGTCAAAGCCGGTCTCGATAAAATCAAAACGATCAACTACGATTTCGAAGACGCGAAATACCACACGTCGCAGTACG
This Treponema socranskii subsp. buccale DNA region includes the following protein-coding sequences:
- a CDS encoding ABC transporter substrate-binding protein: MKKICAVIGSLLLAGSMLFAAGNKNAGSLVVYGSCEEEYVSAVCAKFEKLTGIKTSYQRLSTGEVLTKIAEENGKPSADVWFGGTTDPYNEAAARGLLLPYNAKNAKHIIAPQFKDANNNWFGIYRGILGFFWNTEEIKRLGIQPPKDWDDLIKPQYKGLVSFANPNTAGTGKLIVNTMVQMKGHDKAMEYFKALDKNIVQYTKSGSGPSKLVPTGEIVIGIGFLHDVVYQIVDNGYDNLGMTAPASGTSYEIGATAIFKGAKNVANAQKFIEFALSPDCVNLAQENGSYQFLVIDNAKPVKAAVKAGLDKIKTINYDFEDAKYHTSQYVQDFFKVIASDDRVKTK
- a CDS encoding response regulator transcription factor, encoding MIRILIAEDEEIIRSGLLYTIDWLSMNAVVVASAATGTEGLEKIKSLRPDIVITDIKMPGMSGLDMIAEAQKEKIDFIPIVLTSYSDFNYAKNAIALRVFDYLLKPVDEEKIKDVVLKAKEQLEKNRIAQKAEREGNTGSAPSPFLPPPVSDNPYIAACLSAIEQNYAGHPNIETLAETLKVSASYLSRLFKKHTSMTFLDFLNTYRIQKAVSLLSDQKYRVYEVASMTGFSSYKRFYEVFKSYAGFPPTELAKPDGKRKNRTPD